Within Methanobrevibacter arboriphilus JCM 13429 = DSM 1125, the genomic segment CCACGACGTAAAGATTACCATCAATAGTAACATTAACACCAGTTATACCAGTAAAATTATCCAACTGACCAGAAATAGTAACATTCTCACCAATATTAACACTAGAAGGAACAACAACTATACTAGAATTAGTACTATTCCTTAAAACTTCAAAACTAGTACTATTACTAAAACTAGTATAATTCTCATTACCAGTGAAACTAACAATTACTGTTATATTACCTGTTTTGTTAGTTGTGTAATTAAGATTCCAACCACCAGTACCATTAACAGAAATATCTGTGTAAAGATTACCATCAATAGTAACATTAAAACCAGTTATACCAGTAAAATTATCCAACTGACCAGAAATAGTAACATTCTCACCAATACTCACAGGATTTGGATTAACAATAATAGTAGAATTAGTACTATTCCTTAAAACTTCAAAACTAGTACTATTAATAAAAGCAGTATAATTATCATTACCAGCATAAGTAACATTAACAGTTATAGTTCCTGTATGATTAGTTGTGTAATTAAGACTCCAACCACCAGTAGAATTAATAATAACATCATCATAAACATTACCATCAACACTAACAGTCAAAGAATCAGAGCCATTACCAATATAACCAACAAGCTCACCAGAAATAGTAACATTGTTGCCAATATTCACAGGATCTGGATTAACAATAATAGTAGAATTAGTAGCTAATGGGTCATTAAAAACTACATTATCATTTACATTATCTAAAGTAGCAGCTAAAGTTTGAGTGCCAGTTGTAGCTGTTGCATTATAAACAAAACCATCATCACGACTACTATTAAACTTATCACCATTAAAAGTTCCATTAACAACAAAATCAGGTAAAAATTCAACACCATCATTATTAAGCGTAGTATTCAAAACTAATAACATAAAACTAACATTATCACCAGAATGAACATCATCTAAACTAGATGTATTAGTAATATTCAAAATATAATGATTAAGAGTATCAACACCCAAAATTTTACCAGTTATATTATTAACACCCCACCAATTAAAATTAAAACTACTATTATCATTAATATTAGTGAAATTCACACCCACAGGAGCAATAATCCTATTATATTCAACAGTAGCATTAACATGAGCATCAGGATAAAAATCAGTAAAATTCAAACCAGCACCATGAGCAATGATATTATTACCACGAATAATAAGATCAGTCACACTAACATTATTACCACCATAGAAATAAAAACCATCACCATAAGTAGCATTAATAGTATTATTCAAGAAATTAAAATCCTTAAAACTACCACTACTGAAAGAAACATAAACACCATAATTATCACAAGTAATATTGTTGTTGGCAAAGGTTATATTGGTGTTGTTGGTGGTGTATGCCTCCAGATCAACACCACGGCCGAATGTTGCTCTGATGTTGTTGTTGACTAAGGTTATATTGGAGTTGTTGCTGGATGAATACAGATAAACACCATGTGCTGTTCCTGTGATGTTGTTGTTGGCAACGGTTACATTGAAGATGCTGCCGTAGACCAAATAAACACCACGTTCTATTACTGTGTCTGTGATGTTGTTGTTGGCAACGGTTACATTGATGTAGTGGCTGTATCTTAGATCCAGATGAAAACCATAGCCTGATTTTCCTGTGATTTTGTTGTTGGCAAAGGTTATATTGATGTAGTTGCAGGTGTTGCTGGATGCATCCAGATAAAAACTATTTAATGCTGATTCTGAGGCGATGCTGATTATGTTGTTGTTGGCGAAGGTTATATTGGCGTAGTTGATGTTGGATATAGGCAGATAAACACAATAGGAACGTGATGTGATGTTGTTGTTGGCAAAGGTTATATTGGAGTTGTTGCTGACGGATGTAGACAGATAAACACCACGGGAACTTCCTGTGATGTTGTTGTTGGCAAAGGTTATATTGGAGTTGTTGCTGCCGGATACACTCATATAAACACCATCGCCGGATGTTGCTCTGATGTTGTTGTTGGCAAAGGTTATATTGGCGTAGTTGCTGTCGCCTCCACTTTTAAATATAAAAACACCATAGTCTGTTCCTGTGATGTTGTTGTTTTCAAAAATCAAATTAGCAGCCATACTATAACGTAAGTATACACCAGAAGAACCATCAGTTATATTATTACCACTAAATAAAACATCAAAAACAGACATATCATACATATAAGTGTTACCGAATAAAGAAACAGCACCATGATAATCAGTAGATATACTGGATTTAATAATATTATTCTTAATAATAACGCCTGTTATAGGATTGGCACCACCACTACTATTTAAACCAATACTAACATTAGAAGTAGTAATATCATTATCACTAATAGTCAAATCACTACAATTAGATTTTATAGCTGTAGCATAGCCACTAATAGTTAAATTAATAATCTTTACATTAGTAGCAGTAATATTAAACAAAGTACCACTAGATGTTGTGAATTTAGCACCACCACGGTTTTTACCAACAATAGTAGCATTACGACTAATATTAAGCTGACCCCAATCATTATACGTACCATCATCAAAACTAATCAATAACTCATTATCATTATCATTATTAATAACATTTTGAAACTGTTGAGTAGTATTAGCTGTAGTAAAATTATGATTAGCTGCACTAACACTAGATAAAGCTAAAAAGATAAATAAAACACATATAACAAAAATAATTGGCTTAAAAAATTTATTTATTGTAAACATTTTCGTTTTTCACCTCATGATTCAGTATATAAAAATACAGCACAATGAGAACACTCACTACGCCACAATAATTTATAATATAAAAAAACTACTATAAAAAACTTCCTATTCAGAAACAAAAAACAACCCAAATGCCATTAAAAGAATAAAAAAATTAAAAACTAAAAAATGATAAATAAGACAAAAATAACTTATATGAATGAATAAACACAGTAAAAAGAAAAAAACAATAGCTACCCCCCCCCCCCCACCTTTAAATTAAAATTAAAGGAATATTAAAAATAATTAAAAAAAATGAAATTTTCTATAACATCTTATTCTGATGTGATTTTTTTCATTTCAACATCTAATTCATTATTTTCAAATTTTAATATCATTACAGTAGGAATACTAAAAATTGGTGCTGTAGGGCTTCCAGGGTTTAAAAGAAGAATATTATCAATTCTTTCAATTAATGGTTGATGAGTATGTCCACTAATTAAAACATCTACACCAAGTTCTTTTGCTAAATAATATAACTGCTGTGTATCTCCTTTTGGATGAACTTCACCATGATTAACCCCAATTTTAAACCCTTCAACAGTTCTTATAATAGTTTTTGGAAGATCTAAACCATATTCTCTGTCCCTATCTCCTTGAACAGCTAAAACTGGAGCAATCTTTTCCAAATCTTTTTTAACATCCATAGAAGCTAAATTCCCAGCATGAATAATAAGATCCACACCTTCAAAAATATTCAACACTTCTAACGGCAATTTACTTACTTTATCTGGAATAAAGGTATCTGAAATCAATCCAATCATCATAAACTAATCAATCCATTTTATTATAATATTAAAGAGAGAAAACTCACTCCTATTTTCATAATTTTAATTAGTTGTTTCTACTATAAATAATAACCTTATAAAATTAATCTTGATTATTCTATAAATATATAGTTATAAATATTCTATGAATATAATCTAATTATAAAGTAATTTTAAATCTTATTTCTTCAAATGATGGAGAACAACAAGGATCAATATGAGAAGAATTTATTGAATAGTTTTTAAAATTTCCAAAAAGAGTTTTTAATTCATTTAAAACCTTTTCAATGTTTTCATCTTCATAAATTCTAATTGTAGCAAGAAATCTTGGATCTCCTGATAAAATAGGTTTTATATTATTATTTTGAAGAATTTTAATTACTTCATTATTAATATCCATTTTAACCACTTATAACCATAATATTAAAATATCTTATAAAAAATCAATTTTTTGGTAGATAAACCTTATAAAAATCATTAAGTTTACCTATAAAAAAATAGAGAATACCATAGTTTACCTATAAAAAATAGATAATACCATTTTTCAATAATATAATTTTAAAAATGATTTATTAATTTAAAAATGATTTAGTATTAAAATTGAATTACTTGTTTAATTTAATCAATGGAAAATCTTCTAAGTTAGTAATTGAATTTACAACATCAGTTTTTGTAACAATACCAACTGGAATTCCATCATCATCAACCAAAATTAACCTACCAATATTTTTATTATACATAGTTTCAACAGCATTAGCTACCCTTAAATTTTGATTAATAGTAACAACGTCTTTTTGCATAATATCTTTAACAGTTAAAGACTCTTTAGATTGAGCTAATGCCCAAACAATATCACTTAAAGTTAAAATTCCAATAATATTATTATTTTCAATTACAGGAGCTCCATCAATAACTTTTTCAGATAGAAGCATAGATGCCTCTTTAATAGTATCATCAGGATTTAAAAAGACTAAATCTAATGATGCAATCTCTTTAACAACTTTTTTAGGAATACTTCTAATAGTAGTTGTATCTAAAAGAAGTATATTATCCATATCATCCCTACCAACGATTTCTCCAATAATCCCCAAATTATTAACAGGAGTTGGACCAATACGAACAGTATCTCCTAGATTTAAATCTTTAATACTACCTAAAACTTTTATAGCTGCTTCACATTCCCCAGGATTTGGAATACTAGTAAATTCAATTTTAGCTACTGAAACTCCTTCAACAGGATTTCCTTCCTTAAACATTGGAACATTAGACTCATTGTCAGTCACCGAAATATTTAAAGTATGATAAGCTTCAATAGTAGGTTTATATCCTCCACGAGGACCAGGAACTCCCTTAACTAGACTCAAACTCCTTAAAGATTGCATTTGATTACGTATAGTCCCAGGATTCCTATTCATAACCTCAGCTATATCTTCACCTTTTATAGATTTTCCATCGGAAGTTTGATACAAGTTGATTAGTGTTTGAAGGATCTCTTTTTGTACAGATGTAAGCATTTTTGCCACCAACTATTCCATTTTATTTTTAAAAGGTTTTTCTGTTTAATATATCAATATAACAAATATTTTACCTAACAAATATTTTAACATATTATTTTTTAACATAATATGTGTTTTAACATAGTATGTTTTAATATAATATGTTTTAATATACAAATGAATTTATCATTAATATTGATTATAAAATATATAACTTAGTTATATAAATAGCTATTGTTTTTATAAAGAAAAAATTGTATTAAATAAGAATTTAATTACAATAATAAATTGTAAATAAAATAATAACTACAAAAATAAAGTAATAACTTTAAAAATCTAATAAAAATAAAATAAATTATAAAAAATCATAAAAATAAGGATTATAAAAATAAAGATTATGAAAATAAAATTCAAATAAATAGAAATAAAAATAGAATAAAATAAAAATAGTAATATAAAAATAAAAGATAAAAATATGAATAAGATCAATAAATTGAACAAGAAATGCATAAAATAGAATAAAATAGAATAAAAATAGAAATTGAAATGAGAATAACAATTAAATAAATATAAAATCTAAAATTTATAATAACTCTCTACTTCTAAATCACTAGGAATTTCAGTAGGATAATTCTCATTTATACAACCTAAGCAAAGTTCCTCGGCCGGAATTCCAATTGAATCAACAAGATCATCAACAGAAATATAACCTAAAGAATCAACACCGAGTTTTTCCTTAATCTCCTCAACAGAATTATTAGCTGCAATCAACTCATCTTTAGATGCCATTGCTACACCATAATAACAAGGAGCTATAACAGGAGGGCAACCGATCATTAAATGAATTTCTTTTGCACCAGCTTCTCTTATAATCTCTATCAGAGATTCAGAAGTAGTTCCACGAACAATACTATCATCAACAAGAACAATTTTTTTGCCTTTAAGTTCAGAAACCAAAGGATTCATCTTTAACTTAACAGCTAATTCTCTCTCTTCCTGAGTAGGCATGATGAAAGTTCTACCAACATATCTATTTTTAATAAGACCTTCACCATAAGGAATTCCAGAAGCTCTAGAATATCCAATAGCTGCAGGAATAGAAGAATCAGGAACAGGCATTACAACATCAGCATCGATTGGAAATTTATCAAACAATGCATGACCAATATTGAGTCTAACTTGATAAACATTCTTTCCATCGATAGTACTATCAGGTCTTGCGAAATAAACATATTCAAACATACAATGAGAATTTTTAGTTTTATCAGCTTTAGAAATTATATGAGAATTAATCTTATTATCTTTAAAATAAATAATTTCCCCAGGTTTAAAATCACGTATAAATTTAGCTCCAATAACATCAAAAGCAACAGTTTCAGAAGCTACAATGAAAGTATCATCTTTTTCAGCAATAGCTAGTGGTTTCATAGCAGCTGGATCACGAACAGCATAAAGATCACCATTAACTAAAATAACAAGAGAATAAGAACCCATAATTATATTAGATACATTTTCCAAGGT encodes:
- a CDS encoding YfcE family phosphodiesterase, giving the protein MMIGLISDTFIPDKVSKLPLEVLNIFEGVDLIIHAGNLASMDVKKDLEKIAPVLAVQGDRDREYGLDLPKTIIRTVEGFKIGVNHGEVHPKGDTQQLYYLAKELGVDVLISGHTHQPLIERIDNILLLNPGSPTAPIFSIPTVMILKFENNELDVEMKKITSE
- a CDS encoding beta strand repeat-containing protein; the protein is MFTINKFFKPIIFVICVLFIFLALSSVSAANHNFTTANTTQQFQNVINNDNDNELLISFDDGTYNDWGQLNISRNATIVGKNRGGAKFTTSSGTLFNITATNVKIINLTISGYATAIKSNCSDLTISDNDITTSNVSIGLNSSGGANPITGVIIKNNIIKSSISTDYHGAVSLFGNTYMYDMSVFDVLFSGNNITDGSSGVYLRYSMAANLIFENNNITGTDYGVFIFKSGGDSNYANITFANNNIRATSGDGVYMSVSGSNNSNITFANNNITGSSRGVYLSTSVSNNSNITFANNNITSRSYCVYLPISNINYANITFANNNIISIASESALNSFYLDASSNTCNYINITFANNKITGKSGYGFHLDLRYSHYINVTVANNNITDTVIERGVYLVYGSIFNVTVANNNITGTAHGVYLYSSSNNSNITLVNNNIRATFGRGVDLEAYTTNNTNITFANNNITCDNYGVYVSFSSGSFKDFNFLNNTINATYGDGFYFYGGNNVSVTDLIIRGNNIIAHGAGLNFTDFYPDAHVNATVEYNRIIAPVGVNFTNINDNSSFNFNWWGVNNITGKILGVDTLNHYILNITNTSSLDDVHSGDNVSFMLLVLNTTLNNDGVEFLPDFVVNGTFNGDKFNSSRDDGFVYNATATTGTQTLAATLDNVNDNVVFNDPLATNSTIIVNPDPVNIGNNVTISGELVGYIGNGSDSLTVSVDGNVYDDVIINSTGGWSLNYTTNHTGTITVNVTYAGNDNYTAFINSTSFEVLRNSTNSTIIVNPNPVSIGENVTISGQLDNFTGITGFNVTIDGNLYTDISVNGTGGWNLNYTTNKTGNITVIVSFTGNENYTSFSNSTSFEVLRNSTNSSIVVVPSSVNIGENVTISGQLDNFTGITGVNVTIDGNLYVV
- a CDS encoding CBS domain-containing protein is translated as MLTSVQKEILQTLINLYQTSDGKSIKGEDIAEVMNRNPGTIRNQMQSLRSLSLVKGVPGPRGGYKPTIEAYHTLNISVTDNESNVPMFKEGNPVEGVSVAKIEFTSIPNPGECEAAIKVLGSIKDLNLGDTVRIGPTPVNNLGIIGEIVGRDDMDNILLLDTTTIRSIPKKVVKEIASLDLVFLNPDDTIKEASMLLSEKVIDGAPVIENNNIIGILTLSDIVWALAQSKESLTVKDIMQKDVVTINQNLRVANAVETMYNKNIGRLILVDDDGIPVGIVTKTDVVNSITNLEDFPLIKLNK
- the purF gene encoding amidophosphoribosyltransferase → MIYGDCDLKDKCGIVGIHSKNSSIDVSSSIYYGLHALQHRGQESAGIATFNSDNINEDTYGDKNGLNHHCGMGLLIDAFKGDIINELNGEVGIGHVRYSTTGQSKFENSQPFVTTFNDFSIAIAHNGDIINSGRLRRELIAEGVEFTSDTDSEILCHLIKREFLKTSDMIETLENVSNIIMGSYSLVILVNGDLYAVRDPAAMKPLAIAEKDDTFIVASETVAFDVIGAKFIRDFKPGEIIYFKDNKINSHIISKADKTKNSHCMFEYVYFARPDSTIDGKNVYQVRLNIGHALFDKFPIDADVVMPVPDSSIPAAIGYSRASGIPYGEGLIKNRYVGRTFIMPTQEERELAVKLKMNPLVSELKGKKIVLVDDSIVRGTTSESLIEIIREAGAKEIHLMIGCPPVIAPCYYGVAMASKDELIAANNSVEEIKEKLGVDSLGYISVDDLVDSIGIPAEELCLGCINENYPTEIPSDLEVESYYKF